The following coding sequences are from one Roseburia hominis A2-183 window:
- a CDS encoding ABC transporter permease subunit, with the protein MIVPQAVRAVIPPLTNDILSLVKGTALVSVIGVSDILTDSINAASAAYSYLEAYVAAALVFWGIGIVLERLSHYVERKFSKSVKTLAG; encoded by the coding sequence GTGATTGTGCCGCAGGCGGTGCGGGCGGTCATTCCGCCGCTCACGAACGATATTCTCTCCCTGGTAAAGGGAACGGCGTTAGTGTCGGTCATCGGAGTGTCGGATATTCTGACGGATTCCATCAATGCGGCAAGCGCGGCGTACTCTTACCTGGAGGCGTATGTGGCGGCAGCCCTGGTATTCTGGGGCATCGGAATTGTGTTAGAGCGGCTAAGCCACTATGTGGAGCGGAAATTTTCAAA